From Polaribacter haliotis:
TTAGATCATTTAGGAAGTAAAAATGGAGAAATTTACAATGGCGCAGATGACGATGCTTCTGGAACAGCTGCTTTGTTTGCAATTGCTTCTTATTTCAAAACAAACAAACCAAAACATACCTTAATTTTTGCAGCTGTAGATGCTGAAGAAATTGGTTCTTTGGGCGCAGATTATTTCTTAAAAAACTATACTGACAAACAAAATATTGTTTTAAATATTAATATGGATATGATTGCACATAACGATTCTTTGCAATTATATGCTTCTGGTTTGCATCATTATCCGCAGTTAAAAGAACCGCTTCAAAATATAGAATCTCCAATAACTTTGTTATTCGGACATGACAACCCTGAAGATAAAACAAAAGACGATTGGACATTTTCTTCTGACCACAGAATTTTCCATAAAGAGAAAATTCCGTTTATTTATTTTGGTGTAGAAGACCATAAAGATTATCATAAAGCAACTGATACTTTTGAAAACATCAACCAAGGTTTTTATGTAGATGCTGTTAAGTTGATTATTAAAGCTATTGAAAATTATGATTCATTTTTAGAATAAAATCAATATTTAAAAATTTCAACTATGAAAAACACCATTACAAAAGGTTTTATTTTATCAGGATTATCGAATATTATTGCAGTTTTAATCCTATCAAGATTTTTTACAAACGAATTTATTCCGAAATACGACAATGTAGTAATGTCTAATTTTGGTTTATTAATGATTGTTGTTTGGGGTTTTGCTTATATTTCTGTTGCAAAAGATTATTCAAAAGTAAAATGGTTGGTGGCAGTTTTTGCTGTTGAAAAACTAATTTATGCGATTATTTGGATTCTTTGGAGATTAAATAATGATGTTTTTCCAATTTTCGACGAAGATATAATGGCTGGAATCTTCTATTCTATTTACGGAATTAACGATATTATTTTCTTTTTCTTCTTTTCGTACGTTTTTATAAAACTATCTAAAAAATAAATAGCTAATCTCTTTTTTATCAGTACTTTTGCACGCAATTTGAAAACAACGAAATGAAGCGCATAAAACAATACAAAAAACTTTTTAACGTAGAAGGAGCTATCGATTTAAAAGATCTTAAAAAAACCTACAGAGGTTTAGTCAAAGAATGGCATCCTGATAAATTTTTAGAAGAAGACAAAAAAGAGGAAGCAGAAATTAAAAGTACAGAAATTATTGATGGTTACCACTTTTTAGTAAGTATTGCTCCTGAAACAAAAGAAGCAAATTTAGATGCTTACAAAAAGACAATTACAGAGTTTCAAGTAGCAGATTGGCATCATAAAAGTATGTTGTTAGAAGTTACTTTTACAGATGGAAATTCTTACGAATACTTTGGTGTAAGTAAAATTTTATTCGGAAAATTTGTAAACGCAAAATCTATGAATAACTTCGGTAAAAGAAATATTTTTAATTCTTTTACTTACAGAAAATCTATGAAAGCTTCTGTAAACGCTTAATTATAAATTTCTATAGAATAGAAATTACTCAAATAAAAAAAGAGATTACTTTAAAAGTAATCTCTTTTTTTATTGCTTTAAAGTTTAAAAAATCTATTCCAAAGCTCCTAAATAACGCTCTGCATCTAAAGCAGCCATACAACCTGTACCTGCTGCAGTAACTGCTTGTCTGTATTCTTTATCTTGGATATCTCCAGCTGCAAAAACTCCTGGTAAATTCGTTTTTGTCGTTTTTCCTTTCGTAATTAAATAACCTGTTTCGTCCATATCTAAAACTCCTTTAAATAAGTCGGAATTTGGTGTATGTCCAATTGCAATAAAAACTCCTGTTACAGGAATTTCAAAAGTTTCTTTTGTCTGATTATTAATTGCTCTAACACCTTCCACTACATTTGTTCCTAAAACTTCGTCTATTTCAGTATTATATAATACTTCAATATTTTTAGTTTTATTTACTCTATGCTGCATCGCTTTAGATGCTTTCATATAATCTTTACGAACCAAAATGGTTACTTTACTACAAATATTTGCTAAATAAGTTGCTTCTTCTGCAGCAGTATCTCCTGCTCCAACCACTACTACATCTTGTCCTTTATAGAAAAATCCGTCGCAAGTTGCACATGCAGAAACACCTCCACCAATTAAACGTTGTTCACTTTCTAATCCTAAATATTTTGCAGTTGCTCCTGTAGAAATAATTACAGTTTCTGCCTCAATATGTTTGTTTTCGTCCACAATAATTTTGTGAATTCCACCAACTTCTTCGCTTAAATCTACTTTTGTAACCAATCCAAAACGAACTTCTGTTCCAAAACGTTCTGCTTGTTTTTTTAGATCTTCCATCATTGCAGTTCCATCTGTACCTTCAGCATAACCTGGAAAATTATCAACTTCTGTAGTCGTTGTTAATTGACCTCCCATTTGCATTCCTGTATACATTACTGGTTTCATATCTGCTCTTGCTGCATAAATAGCGGCTGTGTAACCTGCAGGTCCTGATCCAATAATTAAGCATTTTATTTTTTCTATATTTTCTGACATAATTAGTATTGAAAAATTTGATTACAAATCTATATTTTTAGATTTATTTATGCCACTTTTCCCTATGAATAATTATAATTAGTTAATAACAAAAATTTATAGATTGTTTATAATGAAGTAAATTACTCTTTAGAAATATTTTCGACTTCTTTTTCAGTAATCATTTTATCGTTTTTATTTCCCCAAGAATTGGTAATATAATTCATAACATCTGCAACCTCATCATTGTCTAAACCCAATCTTGCCATGCTTCTTTTATATTGAACTCCATTTACAATAATCTTGCCTTTTAGACCAAATTTTATTGCTCTTATGCTTTCTTCTCTATTTTTCATTAAATAGTCAGATTTCGCCAATGGCGGATATGCTTTTCGTTTTCCTTCTCCATTTCCTGAATGGCAAGAAACACACATATCTTCATAAACATCTTTCCCTCTTTTAATGCTTTCTACAAATTTTGAATCCTGATTTACAACAATATATTCATCTTTTTTAGTTTGAAATGAAAATATCAAAAAACTAAATAAAATTACAATTCCTATTTTTTTCATGTTAATTATGGATTAATTCTTACAATTCCAACACCTTCAATTCCAGCATACAAAAAACCATAAATTCCTTGTTCTATCGAACGAACTCTTCCTAAACCTTCTAAAATTTTCTCTTCTTTCATTACTTTTCCATCTTTTAAAGTACAAACAGTAATATATTGAAACTTTAGTGAGCCAACTAATAAATTACCTTTCCAATTCGGATATTTATCAGAATTTACAAAAGCCATTCCACTTGGTGCAATCGATGGTGTCCAATAATGTAAAGGTTGTTCCATGCCTTCTTTTTTAGTGATTTCTGTAAATTTTGATCCTGAATAATTAACTCCATAACTAATTACTGGCCAACCATAATTTTTTCCTTTTTTAATAATATTTATTTCATCACCACCTTTTGGACCATGTTCATGAGACCAAATTTCGTTCGTAAACGGATTTATTTCCATTCCTTGAGGATTCCTATGTCCGTAACTAAAAATTGCTTTTTTAGCATTCTCTTCATTTACAAAAGGATTGTCTTCAGGAATTGTTCCATCGTCATTTAATCTATAAATTTTACCACCATCTCTGGTAATATCTTGCGGATTCTCATCTCTATTTCCTCTATCTCCAACACTAAAATACACACGATTTTGTGCATCAAAAACAATTCGAGAGCCAAAATGTTGTCCTTTTCTACTATTTGGTGTTGCTTTGTATAAAACTTGTTTGTTGATGAGTTTGTTATTTTTTAATTCAGCACTCATTAAAGCAGTATTTGCTCCTTTACCTTCACCTTCAGAGGAAGCATATGTAAAATAAACTCGATTATTTTCTTTAAAATTTGGGTGCAATTCTATATCTAACAAACCTCCTTGACCACGCAACGTAACTTCTGGCATTCCTTTAATTTCTATCTTTTTTCCATCTTTAAAATGAATTAATTGTCCTTCTTTTTCAGTAATTAATATTGAATTGTCTGGCAAGAAAGTAAATCCCCATGGAATATCGAGATCTGCAACTATAACTTCGTAGTTTTTTTCTTTTGATTTTTGTGAATAACAAGAAGAAAACAACATTAAAAAACTGATTAATAAGAGATAAGAATATTTCATTTCTATTGGGAATTAAATTTCAAAAAACTATTACAATATATAAATATTATTCTATATTTGCAGTCCTTAAATTGATGACTATTTTCGGGGTGTAGCGTAGCCCGGTCATCGCGCCTCGTTTGGGACGAGGAGGTCGCAGGTTCGAATCCTGCCACCCCGACTAAAACCAGTAACTTTGTTACTGGTTTTTTTGTGGGAAATTTTTAAAAAAATAGTTTTCTATCAAGTAAATCTTATAAATTTATTATTGATTAAAATTTTACACACAAAAGACCAAAACAACCTTTCATAAATTTAAAAATCTTAAGTAGCTTTACATAAAATCGATCAACATAAAAAAAACACAATGTTTTTATCAAAAAAAAGACTCTTTCAATTATTTTTTATAGCTATAATTAGTTTCAATTCTTACTCGCAATCAATTATCGACAACAATTCTTGGAAATTATCTTTAACTAAAAAAGGGCAAATAGAATCTCTATTATATAAGAAGGCAAATACCTTAATTCAATTTAATAAAAATGAATTTTCTGGTCCACGTTGGTATTTAAAAGCAAATAATAAAACGCTAGATTTAGACAATACTTATTTTAGTAAAGGGGAGTTTATTACAAATTACGACGGAATTAAAATGTCCTTAGCATATAAAAATGAGGAAGGAAAATTATTAATAATCGCTTCTGTAACAAACAATAATCAAACTCCTTTTCAACCAACAACATTAGGTTTACGATTGGGAATTGATACTTATATGGACGAATATCCTAATTGGGAAAAGAGGTTATTTCCTACGCTTTTACGAGCGGAATACACTCATTTTTGGGGTTATTTTATGTCTCCAAAAGGTAAAATTTTAGCAATTGCAAGCCCAGATGCAATCGCTTCTTGGAGTCATAACTATTCGAAAAGCTGGGGTTCACCTCCTTATGTTTTTGAAGGACATAGAGTAACATCAGTAAATTTAGACTTAATAAATGCATTGCCTTTGCCAAATAGACATCCGCAAAATTTATGGCAATTAAAACCTGGAGAAACTAAAACATTTCGAATTTATTTAGACGAAGTAAAATCGTTGGAAGTGCTTTCTAAAAAAATAGAAAATCTCACAAAAGCTCCAATGATTAATTTAGAGGTTACTTCTTTTGAAAAAGATGAAAAAGTAAAATTCTCAATTTTATCACAGCAAAAAACAACTGTAAAAATATACAATTCAAATGGAGATTATTTTACTCCGACTCTAAAATCAACAAAAAATAATGAATATTTTTTTGATTTTAAAAATCCGAATGAAGAAGGTTTGTATTTGATAAAAGCAACTTCAACAAATGGAAAAGTATCGGAGGCAAGTTTTTATGTAAGAAAACCATATAGTTGGTATATGAAAAAAGCAATGAAAGCTGTTATTGATTATCCTCAAAAAGCATCAAAATCGCACTGTGAGAGCTGGTATGGTTTTTATACAAGTTTTTCTGGCGGAAAATATTTTCCAGATAACGAAAACTTGAAACTTGCTAATAAACAGTTTGATAAAATATACCCTAAAATTTTCGATTCTATAAAAAATGTTCCTTTAGAGTATGGTTATAGAATTCAAAATACCAGTTCTATGATTGGTATTTTGGTAGATAGGTATCAACTTTATAAAAATGAAGAAGATTTAAAAAGAGCCATTCAGTTGGGCGATTTCTTAATTGCTTCTCAAACTCCAGATGGTGCGTATAGAGCTCATAATAAACATTATACAAGTGTTATTTATATCGCAAAAAGTTTAATGGAATTATTAGAAGCGATTGAACCATTAAAAAAAGATATCAATTATAATAAAATATACAACAAAATTTACGCGTCTGTTACTCTAGCAATTGACGAGTTAAAATTGAATAAAACTGATATTAAAACAGAAGGCGAACAAACTTTTGAAGATGGTATGATTTCTTGTTCTGCTTTACAATTGGCTAATTTTGCTTTGTTGCAAAAAGACGCTTCTAAAAGAAAACAATACCAAAATGCTGCTGTAGAAATGCTTGAAGAACATAGTTGTTTGGAACAATTAGCAATTCCTGATGCTAGAATGAGATCTTCTTCGTTGCGTTTTTGGGAAGCTCAGTATGATGTTTTAATGGGGAATAATTTCTTTAATTCTCCTCATGGCTGGTCTTCTTGGACTACTTATGCAAATTATTATATATATCTTTTAAATGGGGATATAAAATATTTAGAAAGAACTTTTAATGGTTTGGATGCTGCCATGCAAATGGTAGATTTAAAAAACGGAAAATTAAATTGGGCGTTTATGGTAAACCCCTATTTAAAAGTAACTCAAATTACAAAAAATATTGAAGGCGCAAATCCTCTTAATTTCCCTGGAGTTCATTACCATGTAAAAAATAATGTAAATAAAGAATACATTATGGGCGAAGAATATGTACCAATGGTTAGTAACTGGTTTTATGCAAATGCAAACGATAACGACATTCACGAGCATTTTAAATGTTTAGAAGAAGTTGCCTTAGGAAAAGCGTATGTTGCAGAGAAAGAAAATGGAGAGTTTTTAACTTTTAATTGTTCTATCACTAAAAAGAATGGAAAATTAGTTATACAACCAAGTGAAGATATTATTCATAAAGTCCATGTAAACCTTAAGAAAAAACATAATTTAAAAGTTGAGTTTAACAATAATACAGTATTAAAAAAAGCTCCTAAAGGAATGTCTTGGGTTACCAATTAATTTATCAACTAAATTTTAATAAAAAATCTTTAAAATGAAAAAATTCAAATATATATTTTTATTTATCAGCATAATTTTATTGAATAGTTGTAATGACAAAGAAATTACAGTTTTAGAAAAAACGAATTTTAACGAAAATTGGTTTTTTACAAATTCAGAAAATTTAGACGATAATAATTATTTACAAACTGTAAATTTTAGCGATTGGGATTCTATTACATTGCCTCATACACCCAAAATAGAGCCTAAAATTGTAAATAATCAATGGCAAGGAATTTCTTGGTATGCTAAAACATTTTTACTTTCTGATGAAATGAAAAATAAAAAATTATTCTTGAATTTCGAAGGCGCTATGAATATTGCCGAAGTTTGGATTAATAACAAGAAACTCATAAAACATCAAGGTGGATATTTACCTTTTACTGTCGATTTTACAGACGATGCTATTTTTGATAAGGAAAATACAATTCATGTGAAATTAAATAATAAAGACAATCCTATAACAGGACCAAAACCCTTAAAAACTTTAGATTTTAACACATATGGTGGTATTTATAGAAATGTTTGGTTAGTTGCTAAAAACAAGCTTTATATTACTGAGCCTATTTTAGAAAACAAGATCGCAAATGGAGGAATTTTTGTGACTTTCCCTGAAGTTTCTAATGAGAAAGCTGTCATCAACATAAAAACGCATATTAAAAATGAAACTGGTAAAACTGCTTCCTTGTTAATTAGAAATACGCTAATTGATAATGGAAAAGAGGTGATTTCTGTAAATACCAAAAATTATGATTTAGATTCGAAGAGCAATCAACAAATAGCTACTAATTTAAATGTACAACAACCTAAATTATGGTCGCCAAAATCACCTAATTTATATGATTTAAAAACAGAAATCATTCAAAATGGACAAATTATTGATTCAGAAATAACGCGAATCGGAATTAAAACGATGAAATTTGTGGGTCAGGATTTTTATTTGAATGGAGAAAAAACTTTTTTAAGAGGCATAAATCGTCATCAAGAATATCCTTATGTTGGGTATGCACTTTCAGACAATGCAAATTATCGAGATGCAAAAAAAATAAAAGATGCTGGTTTCGATTACGTTCGCTTATCTCATTACCCACAAAGCACTTCTTTTATGAATGCTTGTGATGCCTTAGGTTTGGTTACTATTGACGCTATTTTAGGTTGGCAGTATTTTAGCGAAGACAAAGATTTTCAAAACCATGTTTTTAAAACTGCAAGAGATTTAATTCGAAGAGATAGAAATCACGCATCTGTAATTGCATGGGAAGTTTCTTTAAACGAATCTTGGATGCCAGAACCTTTTATCGATAAATTAACAAAAATTGCGAAAGAAGAATATCCTACAGACCAATGTTTTACTGCTGGTTGGCAATCTTATGGTTATGATATTTATCTACAAGCGCGTCAACATCGCTTAAAACATTACGATGCCGATTTAAAAAAACCATACAACGTTTCTGAATATGGAGATTGGGAATATTATGCCATGAATGCAGGGTTGAATCAAGATGATTGGAGTGGATTATTGCAACAAGAACGTTCAAGTAGGCAATTGCGTTCTGCTGGCGAAAGAGCACTTTTGCAACAAGCAACCAATATTCAAGAAGCACATAACGATAATTTAAATACACCCGCTTTTGCAGATGGTTATTGGGTAATGTACGATTATAATAGAGGGTATGCAGACGATTTAGAAGCTTCTGGAATTATGGATGTTTTTAGAATTCCAAAACCTGCTTATTATTTTTATCAAAGTCAGCGAGATGCCAAGGATCCTTTTGGAAAACCAATGGTTTATATTGCAAATAATTGGCGAAAAAACAGTTCTTTAAATATCCGAATTTTTAGTAATTGCGAAGAAGTTGAGTTGTTTTTAAATGGAGAAAGTTTAGGAAGAAAAAAACCTACTATTAATACTGTTTCTAATAACTTAAACCATCCACCTTTTACATTTGAATTACCAAAATATGTGGCAGGAAAATTGGAAGCAAAAGGTTTTTTAAATGATAAAATTGTAGCAAACTACACTGTGAATAGTCCAGAAAAAGCATCAAAAATTAAAATTGAATTCGATTTAAGTGGTCGTGAAATTGACGAAAATAATAATGATTTAATTTTTGTTTATGCAAATATTATGGATGAAAATGAAACATTAATTACTGATGTTGTTGATAAAATTAAATTCGAATTAACTGGAAATGCTCAATTGATTGGCGAAAACCCAGTAAATATTGAAGCAGGAATTGCTACTATTTTATTGAAAACAAATAAAAATACCCAAAACATAGAAATAAAAGCAAAAACGATAGATGCTAACTTAGCATCTTCATCAAAAATAAAATAGCATGAAAATTATAAAATTAATATTTGCCATTATTTTACTGCTTCCTTTTATAGCTTTTTCTCAGTCTATAGAAATTACTACTTTTAACAACAATCCTTTAGAAGTGAATCCATTAATAGGAGGGAATTTAAAAGTAAACTACAAATATTCTAGTGAAGCTGGTTCTACAGGAAACCATATTTATATTGGCTTAGAAATTTTAGACGCGAATAACACCTATGTAAGTACAGTAAAAGAGGTGACTTTAAACAACCAAACTGCCGGAACAAATCTTCAAAATTCTGTAGATTTTTTTATTGGAAGTAATCAAAAACTTTCTTCGGAATTACCAACTGGGCATTATTATCAAGTAAAAGCTGCAATGTATGCCAGTGGAACTTGGACAGAAAACGCCTCTACAGGTTATTGGAATACACCAAAATTAGAATTACAAGACACAAGCAACACTGTTTTTGGCACCAATAAAATTGCAAAAGGCGCAGATATAAGTTGGATGACAGAAATGGAATCTGATGGTTATACTTGGAGAGATAATTCAGGAACCACAAAAGAATTATTGCCTTTATTAAAAGAGTATCAATTAAATGCAGTTCGTTTAAGAGTTTGGGTAAATCCAGATATTTCTGGTGCTAATGGTTGGTGTGACATAGACGATTTTGTAGCCAAAGCAAAATTAGCAAAAGCACAAAATATGGATATTATGGTTACTATTCATTACAGCGATTGGTGGGCAGATCCTGGCAAGCAAAACAAACCTGCTTCTTGGTCTAATTTTTCGGTTTCTCAATTAGAAACAGCTGTTGCAAACCATACAACAGCGATTTTAAATGCTTTAAATGCAGAAAGAATTACCCCAAAATGGATTCAAATTGGTAACGAAAC
This genomic window contains:
- a CDS encoding glycosyl hydrolase 53 family protein, which produces MKIIKLIFAIILLLPFIAFSQSIEITTFNNNPLEVNPLIGGNLKVNYKYSSEAGSTGNHIYIGLEILDANNTYVSTVKEVTLNNQTAGTNLQNSVDFFIGSNQKLSSELPTGHYYQVKAAMYASGTWTENASTGYWNTPKLELQDTSNTVFGTNKIAKGADISWMTEMESDGYTWRDNSGTTKELLPLLKEYQLNAVRLRVWVNPDISGANGWCDIDDFVAKAKLAKAQNMDIMVTIHYSDWWADPGKQNKPASWSNFSVSQLETAVANHTTAILNALNAERITPKWIQIGNETNDGLLWSTGKASTGNFNNYAKFLNAGSNAVKTFNSAIKTILHLSNGNDNALFRWNINGLLNNGLVTNRFDIIGMSLYPDENNWISKVDDTFNNMVDLKTRYNKEVMMVEVGFSSNKPDVSYQFLTYMIEKTKQAEGLGVFYWEPIVHKNWKSYSKGAWDADGSPSIAMDAFISKNTLNTNDYQFSENGLFTIIPNPSSHKILIKSLKNNITSIGIYDVNGKEIQQIKGKKALDSIDVSKFKKGIYILKINNSESIKFLKN
- a CDS encoding glycoside hydrolase family 2 TIM barrel-domain containing protein, which produces MKKFKYIFLFISIILLNSCNDKEITVLEKTNFNENWFFTNSENLDDNNYLQTVNFSDWDSITLPHTPKIEPKIVNNQWQGISWYAKTFLLSDEMKNKKLFLNFEGAMNIAEVWINNKKLIKHQGGYLPFTVDFTDDAIFDKENTIHVKLNNKDNPITGPKPLKTLDFNTYGGIYRNVWLVAKNKLYITEPILENKIANGGIFVTFPEVSNEKAVINIKTHIKNETGKTASLLIRNTLIDNGKEVISVNTKNYDLDSKSNQQIATNLNVQQPKLWSPKSPNLYDLKTEIIQNGQIIDSEITRIGIKTMKFVGQDFYLNGEKTFLRGINRHQEYPYVGYALSDNANYRDAKKIKDAGFDYVRLSHYPQSTSFMNACDALGLVTIDAILGWQYFSEDKDFQNHVFKTARDLIRRDRNHASVIAWEVSLNESWMPEPFIDKLTKIAKEEYPTDQCFTAGWQSYGYDIYLQARQHRLKHYDADLKKPYNVSEYGDWEYYAMNAGLNQDDWSGLLQQERSSRQLRSAGERALLQQATNIQEAHNDNLNTPAFADGYWVMYDYNRGYADDLEASGIMDVFRIPKPAYYFYQSQRDAKDPFGKPMVYIANNWRKNSSLNIRIFSNCEEVELFLNGESLGRKKPTINTVSNNLNHPPFTFELPKYVAGKLEAKGFLNDKIVANYTVNSPEKASKIKIEFDLSGREIDENNNDLIFVYANIMDENETLITDVVDKIKFELTGNAQLIGENPVNIEAGIATILLKTNKNTQNIEIKAKTIDANLASSSKIK
- the trxB gene encoding thioredoxin-disulfide reductase gives rise to the protein MSENIEKIKCLIIGSGPAGYTAAIYAARADMKPVMYTGMQMGGQLTTTTEVDNFPGYAEGTDGTAMMEDLKKQAERFGTEVRFGLVTKVDLSEEVGGIHKIIVDENKHIEAETVIISTGATAKYLGLESEQRLIGGGVSACATCDGFFYKGQDVVVVGAGDTAAEEATYLANICSKVTILVRKDYMKASKAMQHRVNKTKNIEVLYNTEIDEVLGTNVVEGVRAINNQTKETFEIPVTGVFIAIGHTPNSDLFKGVLDMDETGYLITKGKTTKTNLPGVFAAGDIQDKEYRQAVTAAGTGCMAALDAERYLGALE
- a CDS encoding PQQ-dependent sugar dehydrogenase, whose translation is MKYSYLLLISFLMLFSSCYSQKSKEKNYEVIVADLDIPWGFTFLPDNSILITEKEGQLIHFKDGKKIEIKGMPEVTLRGQGGLLDIELHPNFKENNRVYFTYASSEGEGKGANTALMSAELKNNKLINKQVLYKATPNSRKGQHFGSRIVFDAQNRVYFSVGDRGNRDENPQDITRDGGKIYRLNDDGTIPEDNPFVNEENAKKAIFSYGHRNPQGMEINPFTNEIWSHEHGPKGGDEINIIKKGKNYGWPVISYGVNYSGSKFTEITKKEGMEQPLHYWTPSIAPSGMAFVNSDKYPNWKGNLLVGSLKFQYITVCTLKDGKVMKEEKILEGLGRVRSIEQGIYGFLYAGIEGVGIVRINP
- a CDS encoding KTSC domain-containing protein produces the protein MKRIKQYKKLFNVEGAIDLKDLKKTYRGLVKEWHPDKFLEEDKKEEAEIKSTEIIDGYHFLVSIAPETKEANLDAYKKTITEFQVADWHHKSMLLEVTFTDGNSYEYFGVSKILFGKFVNAKSMNNFGKRNIFNSFTYRKSMKASVNA
- a CDS encoding c-type cytochrome yields the protein MKKIGIVILFSFLIFSFQTKKDEYIVVNQDSKFVESIKRGKDVYEDMCVSCHSGNGEGKRKAYPPLAKSDYLMKNREESIRAIKFGLKGKIIVNGVQYKRSMARLGLDNDEVADVMNYITNSWGNKNDKMITEKEVENISKE
- a CDS encoding M20/M25/M40 family metallo-hydrolase, which produces MKTKFLLLTLFTTIFIGCNSPKNNQFDKEMLLESIKILSHDSLEGRGFSKVGNYKAQKFIAKRFEEIGLEKMFDNSYIQEFPYTFSGKRRLRMFPIAGIEKDVENIPDTTVIGGNVIGKIPGKIDKTIVITGHLDHLGSKNGEIYNGADDDASGTAALFAIASYFKTNKPKHTLIFAAVDAEEIGSLGADYFLKNYTDKQNIVLNINMDMIAHNDSLQLYASGLHHYPQLKEPLQNIESPITLLFGHDNPEDKTKDDWTFSSDHRIFHKEKIPFIYFGVEDHKDYHKATDTFENINQGFYVDAVKLIIKAIENYDSFLE